A genomic segment from Pseudoduganella chitinolytica encodes:
- a CDS encoding IS1595 family transposase: METQQFEAAQVQVLQWLTQLTGKQADELRNIFDRCSSLAECLAILAEAGSKLRHCPHCEGDRLYRHGVYRGLQRYRCRQCGASFNVLTKTPLAFIRLREKWLPFLQCMLHSMTVRGAAKAIGIHRNTSFRWRHRFLAMAKDARALPLDGIVEADETYLLESQKGSRHLTRPARRRGGSASHRGPGKEHDCILVACNRSGKACDFVPGRGPVTAQQLHDCLPPVLAPGILLATDSAVAYRAFATAAGIAHETVNPHAGIRVNGLIHVQTVNSHHGRFKGWLGRFLGVASRHLPNYLGWRHVLDASRVTLPQHFLRVALMLDVI, translated from the coding sequence ATGGAAACGCAGCAATTCGAAGCCGCACAGGTCCAGGTATTGCAATGGTTGACGCAGCTGACCGGCAAGCAGGCCGATGAACTCCGGAACATCTTCGATCGCTGTTCGTCGCTGGCCGAGTGCCTGGCGATCCTCGCGGAAGCCGGCAGTAAACTGCGCCACTGTCCCCATTGCGAGGGGGACCGGCTCTATCGCCACGGCGTCTATCGGGGCCTGCAGCGCTACCGGTGTCGCCAGTGCGGCGCCAGCTTCAATGTGCTGACGAAAACGCCCCTCGCGTTCATCCGATTGCGGGAAAAATGGTTGCCTTTCCTGCAGTGCATGCTGCACTCGATGACAGTGCGGGGCGCAGCCAAGGCGATTGGCATTCACCGCAACACGAGCTTCCGCTGGCGCCACCGCTTCCTGGCGATGGCCAAGGACGCGCGGGCACTGCCGCTCGATGGCATCGTCGAGGCGGACGAAACGTATTTATTGGAATCGCAAAAAGGTTCGCGCCACCTGACCCGTCCTGCGCGGCGGCGAGGCGGCAGCGCCAGCCATCGGGGGCCGGGCAAGGAACATGATTGCATCCTGGTCGCCTGTAACCGTAGCGGCAAGGCGTGCGATTTCGTCCCCGGGCGCGGGCCGGTAACGGCGCAGCAGTTGCATGATTGCCTGCCACCCGTGCTGGCGCCAGGCATCCTGCTCGCGACCGACAGTGCAGTCGCCTATCGGGCATTCGCCACCGCGGCGGGCATCGCACATGAAACGGTGAACCCCCACGCCGGCATCCGCGTGAACGGCCTCATCCACGTACAGACTGTCAACAGCCATCACGGCCGCTTCAAAGGGTGGCTGGGGCGCTTCCTGGGTGTCGCCAGCCGCCACCTGCCCAATTACCTGGGCTGGCGGCACGTGCTGGACGCCAGCCGGGTTACGCTGCCGCAGCATTTCCTGCGCGTAGCGCTGATGCTCGACGTCATCTAA
- a CDS encoding alpha/beta fold hydrolase: MLRSILAGALAVLLGSDAAAAAYGPELQGFRYPHPLQQFRFNSQGQTMKMAYMDVRPKGGGNGHAIVLLHGKNFCGATWEASIAALADAGWRVIVPDQIGFCASTKPPHYQYTFQQLAQNTMALLQKAGVSKVALLGHSTGGMLATRFALMYPQAVSHLVMVNPIGLEDWKALGVPYRTVDQWFERELKLTADSVRSYEKSTYYMNRWKPAYEKWVDMLAGLNAGPGHQIVAWNSALIYDMIYTQPVVHEFPNLKVPVTLMIGDGDTTAIGSDIAPPELKAKLGNYKVLGKEAAKKIPQAHLIEFPGMGHAPQMEDPEAFHKALLQALEGTR, translated from the coding sequence ATGCTACGATCGATCCTGGCCGGTGCGCTGGCCGTTCTCCTGGGCTCAGATGCCGCCGCGGCCGCCTACGGTCCGGAACTGCAAGGCTTCCGCTACCCGCATCCGCTGCAGCAGTTCCGCTTCAATTCCCAAGGCCAGACCATGAAGATGGCCTACATGGACGTGCGCCCGAAAGGCGGCGGCAACGGCCACGCCATCGTCCTCCTGCACGGCAAGAACTTCTGCGGCGCCACGTGGGAAGCTTCGATCGCGGCGCTGGCCGACGCCGGCTGGCGCGTCATCGTGCCGGACCAGATCGGTTTTTGCGCGTCCACCAAGCCGCCGCACTACCAGTACACCTTCCAGCAGCTGGCGCAGAACACCATGGCGCTGCTGCAGAAGGCCGGCGTGTCGAAGGTCGCGCTGCTGGGCCATTCGACCGGCGGCATGCTGGCGACCCGCTTCGCGCTGATGTATCCGCAGGCCGTATCGCACCTCGTCATGGTCAATCCGATCGGCCTGGAGGACTGGAAGGCGCTGGGCGTGCCGTACCGCACCGTCGACCAGTGGTTCGAGCGCGAGCTGAAGCTGACGGCCGACAGCGTGCGCAGCTACGAGAAAAGCACCTATTACATGAACCGCTGGAAGCCGGCCTACGAAAAATGGGTCGACATGCTGGCGGGCCTGAACGCGGGGCCCGGCCACCAGATCGTTGCCTGGAACTCCGCGCTGATCTACGACATGATCTATACCCAGCCGGTCGTGCACGAATTCCCCAACCTGAAGGTGCCGGTGACGCTGATGATCGGCGACGGCGACACCACGGCCATCGGCAGCGACATCGCCCCGCCCGAGCTGAAGGCGAAGCTGGGCAACTACAAGGTGCTGGGCAAGGAGGCGGCGAAGAAGATCCCGCAGGCCCACCTGATCGAGTTCCCCGGCATGGGTCATGCGCCGCAGATGGAAGACCCGGAAGCGTTCCACAAGGCGCTGCTGCAGGCGCTGGAGGGAACGCGCTAG
- a CDS encoding TonB-dependent receptor plug domain-containing protein produces MHKAIITSGATAMLLHTGIALADPAADPQTEVVGAAGAPASVGAVIVTGTRASGLKAENSASPIQVLDAASLQRTGQPDLIQAIAQNIPSFTAQAFGGDTANLTLSARLRGLSPNNTLVLVNGKRRHGTANLAVLGGPYQGGAAADLNYIPVAAIDHIEVLQDGAAAQYGTDAIAGVVNIILKSNNQGLSGNVNGGRYGDGGGNTGDGTANIGFTPMANAFVSLTAESRYHGYSDRGGIDPRVLDPGNLASQPLLQAPGYPYLNKISGDAQYHLHTLALNAGYDIDDDTALYAFATAGRKHARAHENYRMPSRLPAVYPLGFDPKETMKETDYAVTAGARGKIAGAWHWELSTTYGRDEAKIGVEDSANVSLYNDTGATPTSFAAGEFVASQWTNNFDVSREVQMGWDKPSTFALGLEHRVDRYEIVAGDPASRYKEGSQSYPGFSLTDAGKHSRNNKAIYANFISFPLPGLTVDLAVRYEHFSDFGNAKVGKLTSRYDVTPTIAVRGTYSNGFRAPTLAEQYYSATNVSPTSAFVQLAPNSVGARLVGIDGLKPEASTNISAGLVLNPANNVSVTLDAYQIKIRDRIVGSGALYGSGGAVNSPAVVAAILANGNVLDPTVSETGINIFSNAVNTRSRGVELVATVNSNYGDLGRVDWSLAANYNQVRVTKINQAPAQLVPQSLLDRTAISNLETASPRARVNLGALWKLGAWTVNLREAIYGKSYNYESPDGGTYFKNEVKTKAITDLELSYKVNNHWTVSAGANNLFNQYPDQVNADLLATYRADLNNAAVTIYPSFSPFGINGGYYYARASFKF; encoded by the coding sequence ATGCACAAGGCCATCATCACTTCCGGCGCCACCGCCATGCTGCTGCACACCGGCATCGCCCTTGCCGATCCCGCCGCCGACCCGCAAACGGAAGTCGTCGGGGCCGCCGGCGCACCGGCGTCGGTGGGTGCCGTCATCGTGACGGGCACCCGCGCCAGCGGACTGAAAGCGGAAAACAGCGCCTCGCCGATCCAGGTCCTGGATGCCGCGTCGCTGCAGCGCACCGGCCAGCCGGACCTGATCCAGGCCATCGCCCAGAACATCCCGTCGTTCACGGCGCAGGCATTCGGCGGCGATACCGCCAACCTGACACTGTCGGCACGGCTGCGTGGCCTGTCGCCCAACAACACGCTGGTGCTCGTCAACGGCAAGCGCCGGCACGGGACCGCCAACCTGGCCGTGCTGGGCGGGCCCTACCAGGGCGGCGCGGCGGCGGACCTGAACTACATTCCGGTGGCCGCCATCGACCATATCGAAGTGCTGCAGGACGGCGCCGCCGCGCAGTACGGCACCGATGCGATCGCCGGTGTCGTCAACATCATCCTGAAGTCGAACAACCAGGGCTTGTCCGGCAACGTCAACGGCGGCCGCTATGGCGACGGCGGCGGCAACACGGGCGACGGCACCGCCAATATCGGCTTCACGCCGATGGCCAATGCGTTCGTCAGCCTGACGGCGGAGTCGCGCTACCACGGCTACAGCGACCGCGGCGGCATCGACCCACGGGTGCTGGACCCCGGCAACCTGGCCAGCCAGCCGTTGTTGCAGGCGCCCGGCTATCCGTACCTGAACAAGATCTCGGGCGACGCCCAATACCACCTGCACACGCTGGCGCTGAACGCCGGCTACGACATCGACGACGACACGGCCTTGTACGCCTTTGCCACCGCCGGCCGCAAGCACGCCCGCGCCCACGAGAACTACCGCATGCCGAGCCGGCTGCCGGCCGTCTATCCGCTCGGTTTCGACCCCAAGGAGACGATGAAGGAAACGGATTACGCGGTCACCGCCGGTGCGCGCGGCAAGATCGCCGGCGCATGGCACTGGGAGCTGTCGACCACGTATGGCCGCGACGAGGCGAAGATCGGCGTCGAGGACAGCGCCAACGTCTCCCTGTACAACGACACGGGCGCCACGCCGACGTCGTTCGCGGCCGGGGAATTCGTTGCCAGCCAGTGGACCAACAACTTCGACGTCAGCCGCGAGGTGCAGATGGGCTGGGACAAGCCGTCCACGTTCGCGCTGGGCCTGGAGCACCGCGTGGACCGCTACGAAATCGTGGCGGGCGATCCGGCCTCGCGCTACAAGGAAGGTTCGCAGTCGTACCCCGGTTTTTCGCTGACCGATGCGGGCAAGCACAGTCGCAACAACAAGGCGATCTATGCCAACTTCATCAGCTTCCCGCTGCCGGGCCTGACGGTGGACCTGGCCGTGCGCTACGAGCACTTCAGCGATTTCGGCAACGCCAAGGTGGGCAAGCTGACCAGCCGCTACGACGTGACGCCGACGATCGCCGTGCGCGGCACCTACAGCAACGGCTTCCGCGCGCCGACCCTGGCCGAACAGTACTACTCGGCCACCAACGTCTCGCCCACCAGCGCGTTCGTGCAACTGGCGCCGAACTCCGTTGGCGCCAGGCTGGTCGGCATCGACGGACTGAAACCGGAGGCGTCCACCAATATCTCGGCCGGCCTGGTGCTGAACCCGGCCAACAACGTCTCCGTGACGCTGGACGCCTACCAGATCAAGATCCGCGACCGCATCGTCGGCAGCGGCGCGCTGTACGGTTCCGGCGGCGCCGTCAATTCGCCCGCCGTCGTGGCGGCGATCCTCGCCAACGGCAACGTGCTCGACCCGACCGTCAGCGAGACGGGCATCAACATCTTCTCGAACGCCGTCAACACCCGTTCGCGCGGGGTGGAGCTGGTAGCTACGGTCAACAGCAACTACGGCGACCTGGGTCGCGTCGACTGGTCGCTGGCCGCCAACTACAACCAGGTGCGCGTCACGAAGATCAACCAGGCGCCCGCCCAGCTGGTGCCGCAAAGCCTGCTGGACCGGACCGCGATTTCCAACCTGGAGACGGCGTCGCCGCGCGCCCGCGTCAACCTGGGTGCGCTGTGGAAGCTGGGCGCGTGGACCGTCAACCTGCGTGAGGCGATCTACGGCAAGTCGTACAACTACGAATCGCCGGACGGCGGCACCTACTTCAAGAACGAGGTCAAGACCAAGGCGATCACGGACCTGGAGCTGAGCTACAAGGTCAACAACCACTGGACCGTCTCGGCCGGCGCCAACAACCTGTTCAACCAGTACCCCGACCAGGTCAACGCCGACCTGCTGGCCACCTACCGGGCGGACCTGAACAACGCGGCCGTGACGATCTATCCGTCGTTCTCGCCGTTCGGCATCAACGGCGGCTACTACTACGCGCGGGCCAGCTTCAAGTTCTGA
- a CDS encoding RidA family protein — translation MKQTAIALTFLLSAAANAQDIVRHKIPGSDFPIAQAVTLPPNATIHFISGQVPPVVDKAANPDSLAAYGDTRMQTMGVLKRIDDILKSMNLTMADVVKMQVFLVGDPGKGGRADVKGFMAAYTQFFGASAQPNPQPNLPARAVMQVAGLNSPGWLVEIEVVAAKK, via the coding sequence ATGAAACAGACCGCCATCGCCTTGACGTTCCTGCTGTCCGCCGCCGCCAACGCCCAGGACATCGTGCGCCACAAGATTCCCGGCTCCGACTTCCCCATCGCGCAAGCGGTGACGCTGCCGCCCAACGCAACGATCCACTTCATCAGCGGGCAGGTGCCCCCGGTCGTCGACAAGGCGGCCAATCCCGACTCGCTGGCGGCCTACGGCGACACGAGGATGCAGACGATGGGCGTGCTGAAGAGGATCGACGACATCCTCAAGTCGATGAACCTCACGATGGCCGACGTCGTCAAGATGCAGGTCTTCCTGGTCGGCGATCCGGGCAAGGGCGGCCGCGCCGACGTCAAGGGTTTCATGGCGGCGTACACGCAGTTCTTCGGCGCCAGCGCCCAGCCCAACCCCCAGCCGAACCTGCCGGCACGCGCCGTCATGCAGGTGGCCGGCCTGAATTCGCCCGGCTGGCTGGTGGAGATCGAGGTGGTCGCCGCCAAAAAATAA
- a CDS encoding flavin monoamine oxidase family protein — protein MESGSVGSATRRGFLYRAAAVGGTGLLLNAMNAWGMGIASTMSGPPVLSGSGRGKSVVILGAGLAGLTAAYELNKLGYRVQVLEARGFAGGRCQTARKGFELTELGGETQRCAFDDGQYINHGPWRIPLHHQSTLHYTRLFDVPLEVMVNDNDHAFVYLENGGPLSKQRLRPAQVKADLRGHVAELLAKSVQNHQLDKQLTADDQRALLDYLAHEGQLGSADLRYKGRTGRGFAVNPGAGMNPGPGTPSDPLGLSELLASGVGKVYSAVQDFPMQNTMFQPVGGMDRIPKAFEKRVGRFIRYHAEVQSIRHGEKNVTVAFKDTAGGKVQSVSADYCLCTLPLSVLRMVDTDFSEPFKGAIKAVAYAPVGKIGLQMKRRFWEEDDHIYGGHVLTDIPGINTISLPSSGWQKKKGVLLGYYNYQTAAIETSALTPAERAEFALAAGEKIFPAYRESFDSAFSVAWHRVQYNLGGWAEWTEESRKAAYPVLLEGEGRVLLAGEHLSYLTGWQAGAIESAWQQLARIHERANA, from the coding sequence ATGGAGAGTGGATCGGTGGGATCGGCGACGCGGCGGGGCTTCCTGTACCGCGCCGCCGCGGTCGGGGGCACGGGGCTGCTGCTGAACGCGATGAACGCGTGGGGCATGGGGATCGCGTCGACGATGTCCGGGCCGCCCGTGCTGAGCGGCAGCGGCAGGGGCAAGTCCGTCGTCATCCTGGGTGCCGGGCTGGCGGGGCTGACGGCGGCCTATGAATTGAACAAGCTGGGGTATCGCGTACAGGTGCTGGAGGCGCGCGGTTTTGCCGGCGGCCGCTGCCAGACCGCGCGCAAGGGCTTCGAGCTGACGGAACTGGGCGGCGAGACGCAACGCTGCGCGTTCGACGACGGCCAGTACATCAACCACGGCCCGTGGCGCATTCCGCTGCACCACCAGTCCACGCTGCACTACACGCGCCTGTTCGACGTGCCGCTCGAAGTGATGGTGAACGATAACGACCATGCGTTCGTGTACCTGGAAAACGGCGGGCCGCTGTCGAAGCAGCGGCTGCGTCCCGCGCAGGTCAAGGCGGACCTGCGCGGCCACGTCGCCGAACTGCTGGCCAAGTCCGTGCAGAACCACCAGCTCGACAAGCAGCTGACCGCCGACGACCAGCGCGCGCTGCTGGACTACCTGGCCCACGAGGGCCAGCTGGGCAGCGCCGACCTGCGCTACAAGGGCCGCACGGGACGGGGCTTTGCCGTCAATCCCGGCGCCGGCATGAATCCGGGCCCGGGCACGCCATCCGACCCGCTGGGCCTGTCCGAGCTGCTCGCCTCCGGCGTGGGCAAGGTGTACAGCGCGGTGCAGGATTTCCCCATGCAGAACACCATGTTCCAGCCCGTCGGCGGCATGGACCGGATCCCGAAGGCGTTCGAGAAACGGGTGGGACGCTTCATCCGCTACCACGCCGAAGTGCAGTCGATCCGCCATGGCGAGAAAAACGTCACCGTGGCATTCAAGGACACCGCCGGCGGCAAGGTGCAGTCCGTGTCGGCCGACTACTGCCTGTGTACCTTGCCGCTGTCGGTGCTGCGCATGGTCGATACCGATTTCTCCGAACCGTTCAAGGGCGCCATCAAGGCGGTGGCCTATGCGCCGGTCGGCAAGATCGGCCTGCAGATGAAGCGCCGCTTCTGGGAAGAAGACGACCATATCTACGGCGGCCACGTGCTGACCGACATCCCCGGCATCAACACGATCTCGCTGCCGTCGTCCGGATGGCAGAAGAAGAAGGGCGTGCTGCTGGGGTACTACAACTACCAGACCGCCGCCATCGAAACCAGCGCGCTCACCCCGGCCGAGCGGGCCGAATTCGCGCTCGCGGCCGGCGAGAAGATCTTTCCGGCCTACCGCGAGTCGTTCGACAGTGCGTTCTCGGTGGCCTGGCACCGCGTGCAGTACAACCTGGGCGGCTGGGCCGAGTGGACCGAAGAAAGCCGCAAGGCCGCCTATCCCGTGCTGCTGGAAGGGGAGGGGCGCGTGCTGCTGGCGGGCGAACACCTGAGCTACCTGACGGGCTGGCAGGCCGGCGCCATCGAATCGGCATGGCAGCAGCTGGCGCGTATCCATGAAAGGGCCAACGCATGA
- a CDS encoding c-type cytochrome, whose protein sequence is MRRVPATLAALVALSCCALPSYGADGKAVFQKSCAACHQASGKGIPGAFPALAGSAFVQGPAQDPATVLLKGRGGMPDFSASLSDADLAAVLTYVRSSWGNSAGALTEQEVAALRAQLQATKFAASQPSNKH, encoded by the coding sequence ATGAGGCGCGTTCCTGCCACGCTGGCCGCGCTGGTCGCGCTCTCTTGCTGCGCCTTGCCGTCCTACGGGGCCGACGGCAAGGCCGTGTTCCAGAAAAGCTGCGCCGCCTGCCACCAGGCCAGCGGCAAGGGGATTCCGGGCGCTTTCCCCGCGCTGGCCGGCAGTGCGTTCGTGCAGGGGCCCGCGCAGGACCCCGCCACGGTACTGCTCAAGGGGCGCGGCGGCATGCCGGACTTTTCCGCCAGCCTGTCCGACGCCGACCTGGCCGCCGTGCTGACGTACGTGCGTTCCAGCTGGGGCAACAGCGCCGGCGCGCTGACCGAGCAGGAGGTCGCCGCGCTGCGCGCCCAGCTGCAGGCAACCAAATTCGCCGCCAGCCAACCGTCCAACAAACATTGA
- a CDS encoding DEAD/DEAH box helicase, with protein sequence MTATTQEPILFTDLDLSPALIKVLKEVGYEAPSPIQAATIPHLLANRDVLGQAQTGTGKTAAFALPILSRIDIRQSAPQALVLAPTRELAIQVAEAFQRYAAHIPGFHVLPIYGGQSYGPQLSALRRGVHVVVGTPGRVIDHLDKGSLDLSKLKTLVLDEADEMLRMGFIDDVERILQETPEERQTALFSATMPAPIRRIANTYLNDPKEVTVAAKTGTAENIRQRYWLVSGMHKLDALTRILEAEPFDGMIIFSRTKLGTEELTERLQARGFSAAAINGDMQQAARERTIGQLKEGKIDILVATDVAARGLDVDRISHVVNYDVPYDSESYTHRIGRTGRAGRSGEAILFITPRERNLLKSIERATRQPIKQMELPSLQAVNDVRIARFKDQITETLAQGGLEQFQQLVEEYEQEHDVPATEIAAALAMMARGNTPLLLDKKAEKGWHEDGVRPERAERGDRPERERAPRADRPALPKKERIHREPDPGMATYRIEVGYEDGVKPGNIVGAIANEGGVDSKNIGRIEIFEDYTVLDMPADLPAETLQLLTGVRVAGRMLRIRRDGEAAPEAAAAPAAPARKPAERKPVERKQNLDAIVESALTEDDAPPKKKKEKPGKVSMAMRPYRIEVGSKHAATPSNIVGAIANESGLEARYIGRIEIFDDYSMLEMPEGMPPEIFQHLGKVWVGGQQLKISLADAMPPESGKHTPPRKPVAGKPKAKR encoded by the coding sequence ATGACTGCAACAACCCAGGAACCCATTCTGTTTACCGATCTCGACCTCAGCCCAGCGCTGATCAAGGTCCTGAAGGAGGTCGGCTACGAAGCGCCGTCCCCGATCCAGGCCGCCACCATCCCGCACCTGCTGGCCAACCGCGACGTGCTGGGCCAGGCCCAGACCGGTACCGGCAAGACGGCCGCGTTCGCGCTGCCGATCCTGTCGCGCATCGACATCCGCCAGAGCGCGCCGCAGGCCCTCGTGCTGGCCCCCACCCGTGAGCTGGCCATCCAGGTCGCCGAGGCATTCCAGCGCTATGCCGCCCATATCCCGGGCTTCCACGTGCTGCCGATCTACGGCGGCCAGAGCTACGGGCCGCAGCTGTCGGCCTTGCGCCGCGGCGTGCATGTCGTCGTCGGCACCCCCGGCCGCGTCATCGACCACCTGGACAAGGGCTCGCTGGACCTGTCGAAGCTGAAGACGCTGGTGCTGGACGAGGCCGACGAGATGCTGCGCATGGGCTTCATCGACGACGTCGAGCGCATCCTGCAGGAAACGCCGGAAGAGCGCCAGACGGCGCTGTTCTCGGCCACGATGCCGGCGCCCATCCGCCGCATCGCCAACACCTACCTGAACGATCCGAAGGAAGTGACCGTCGCGGCCAAGACGGGTACCGCGGAAAACATCCGCCAGCGCTACTGGCTGGTGTCGGGCATGCACAAGCTGGACGCGCTGACGCGCATCCTGGAAGCGGAGCCGTTCGACGGCATGATCATCTTCAGCCGCACCAAGCTGGGCACGGAAGAGCTGACGGAACGCCTGCAGGCCCGTGGCTTCTCGGCCGCGGCGATCAATGGCGACATGCAGCAGGCCGCGCGCGAACGCACCATCGGCCAGCTCAAGGAAGGCAAGATCGACATCCTGGTGGCCACCGACGTGGCCGCGCGCGGCCTGGACGTGGACCGCATCAGCCACGTCGTCAACTACGACGTGCCGTATGACTCGGAAAGCTACACCCACCGCATCGGCCGCACGGGCCGCGCCGGCCGCAGCGGCGAAGCGATCCTGTTCATCACCCCGCGCGAGCGCAACCTGCTGAAGTCGATCGAGCGCGCGACGCGCCAGCCGATCAAGCAGATGGAGCTGCCGTCGCTGCAGGCCGTCAACGACGTGCGCATCGCCCGCTTCAAGGACCAGATCACGGAAACCCTGGCGCAGGGCGGCCTGGAACAGTTCCAGCAGCTGGTCGAGGAATACGAGCAGGAACACGACGTGCCGGCCACGGAAATCGCCGCGGCGCTGGCCATGATGGCGCGCGGGAACACGCCGCTGCTGCTGGACAAGAAGGCCGAGAAGGGCTGGCACGAGGACGGCGTGCGTCCCGAACGGGCCGAGCGTGGCGACCGTCCGGAACGCGAGCGCGCCCCGCGCGCGGACCGCCCGGCCCTGCCGAAAAAGGAACGCATCCACCGCGAGCCGGACCCCGGCATGGCGACCTACCGCATCGAGGTGGGCTACGAGGACGGCGTCAAGCCGGGCAATATCGTGGGCGCCATCGCCAACGAAGGCGGCGTCGACTCGAAGAACATCGGTCGCATCGAGATTTTCGAGGACTACACGGTGCTGGACATGCCGGCCGACCTGCCGGCCGAAACGCTGCAGCTGCTGACCGGCGTGCGCGTGGCCGGACGCATGCTGCGCATCCGCCGCGATGGCGAGGCGGCACCGGAGGCGGCTGCCGCCCCGGCCGCGCCGGCCCGCAAGCCGGCCGAACGCAAACCCGTCGAGCGCAAGCAGAACCTGGATGCGATCGTCGAATCGGCGCTGACGGAAGACGACGCGCCGCCGAAGAAGAAGAAGGAAAAGCCGGGCAAGGTCAGCATGGCGATGCGGCCGTACCGTATCGAGGTGGGCAGCAAGCATGCGGCCACGCCGTCCAATATCGTGGGCGCCATCGCCAACGAAAGCGGCCTGGAAGCGCGCTACATCGGCCGCATCGAGATCTTCGACGACTACTCGATGCTGGAAATGCCGGAAGGGATGCCGCCGGAGATCTTCCAGCACCTGGGCAAGGTGTGGGTCGGCGGCCAGCAGCTGAAAATCAGCCTGGCCGACGCGATGCCGCCGGAGTCGGGCAAGCACACGCCGCCGAGGAAGCCGGTGGCCGGCAAGCCGAAGGCCAAGCGCTGA
- a CDS encoding Mu transposase C-terminal domain-containing protein — MLLRNDLLQYESPRRVVRILWLAPDRSSAYVFDVAARACEARQVRIATLEEDVSAGRATRLAEDPYLVAVNQDLLPPRHVELRDRAWQIVAELTAHEPGIYQARRRGQLIADYTARYGISHPTIYRYLRRYWQRGQTPNALLPDYGNSGARGKTRSSTVGVKRGRPRKEGAPPGVNVDTALRRVFRVAAADATARQSRRALYDAMLGDFFCQRSVDGATGRVVRAAQPEGAPSFGQFGYWLEQDKVLQPVQRPLPLPGEAAVLQPGKPGAAFRLDAVRADVQLVARAERDRLAGRPVVYVASDIFSGMIVGFHVSLEEPSWQQAVLALAHCAADKVRFGQRVGRAIAAADWPCRHLPELLVVPGALRPLDGGGALRNNFGVRCISGTPDSETLPWRAALERRCSLLPLQAPAAGAQMGMLDGVLDLDRFTRLVADAALEHNLLPAPHGPAPLQLWDWGMRQRGAALKQYREDLVHCLLLPVHEALVTPDGICLHDTYYSCARAIEERWFERARLRGRWTVRLACDPADVERVYLLDPAAPLQFHRCHVTERSSAQRALSRADVAPLPQPALLPAGQHASYERRVGRLAG, encoded by the coding sequence ATGTTACTGCGAAACGATCTACTGCAATACGAGTCGCCCCGCCGCGTGGTGCGCATCCTGTGGCTTGCCCCGGACCGCAGCAGCGCGTACGTCTTCGACGTGGCCGCGCGGGCCTGCGAGGCCCGGCAGGTGCGTATCGCCACCCTGGAGGAGGACGTCAGCGCCGGCCGCGCCACGCGGCTCGCGGAAGATCCCTATCTGGTCGCCGTCAACCAGGACCTGCTGCCGCCGCGCCACGTGGAACTGCGCGACCGGGCCTGGCAGATCGTGGCCGAGCTGACCGCGCACGAGCCGGGTATCTACCAGGCGCGCCGGCGCGGCCAGCTGATCGCCGACTACACGGCGCGCTACGGTATTTCCCATCCCACCATCTATCGTTATCTGCGCCGCTACTGGCAGCGCGGCCAGACGCCCAATGCGCTGCTGCCGGACTACGGCAATTCGGGCGCGCGCGGCAAGACGCGCTCGTCTACCGTGGGCGTCAAGCGCGGCCGTCCCCGCAAGGAGGGTGCGCCACCGGGCGTCAACGTGGATACGGCGCTGCGCCGCGTCTTCCGCGTGGCTGCCGCCGACGCGACGGCGCGGCAGTCGCGCCGGGCGCTGTATGACGCGATGCTGGGCGACTTCTTCTGCCAGCGCAGCGTCGATGGCGCCACGGGGCGCGTGGTCCGGGCCGCGCAGCCGGAAGGTGCGCCCAGCTTCGGCCAGTTCGGCTACTGGCTGGAACAGGACAAGGTGCTGCAGCCGGTCCAGCGCCCGCTGCCTCTGCCCGGGGAGGCGGCGGTGCTCCAGCCGGGCAAGCCCGGCGCCGCCTTCCGCCTCGATGCCGTGCGCGCCGACGTGCAACTGGTGGCGCGCGCCGAGCGCGACCGGCTGGCCGGCCGCCCCGTTGTCTATGTCGCCAGCGACATCTTCAGCGGCATGATCGTCGGCTTCCATGTCAGCCTGGAAGAGCCGTCCTGGCAGCAGGCCGTGCTGGCGCTGGCGCACTGCGCGGCCGACAAGGTGCGCTTCGGCCAGCGCGTGGGACGCGCCATCGCGGCCGCCGACTGGCCCTGCCGCCACTTGCCGGAGCTGCTGGTGGTGCCGGGCGCGCTGCGGCCGCTCGACGGCGGCGGTGCCCTGCGCAACAACTTCGGCGTGCGCTGCATCAGCGGCACGCCGGACAGCGAAACGCTGCCGTGGCGCGCGGCACTGGAACGCCGCTGTTCCCTGCTGCCACTGCAGGCGCCGGCGGCCGGTGCGCAGATGGGCATGCTGGACGGCGTGCTCGATCTCGACCGGTTCACCCGCCTCGTGGCCGACGCGGCGCTGGAGCACAACCTGTTGCCGGCGCCGCACGGGCCGGCGCCGCTGCAGCTGTGGGACTGGGGCATGCGCCAGCGCGGCGCGGCGCTGAAGCAGTACCGTGAGGACCTGGTGCACTGCCTGCTGCTGCCCGTGCACGAGGCGCTCGTGACACCTGATGGCATCTGCCTGCACGACACGTACTACAGCTGCGCGCGTGCCATCGAGGAGCGCTGGTTCGAGCGGGCCCGCCTGCGCGGGCGCTGGACGGTGCGCCTCGCCTGCGACCCGGCCGACGTCGAGCGCGTCTACCTGCTCGATCCGGCCGCGCCGCTGCAGTTCCACCGCTGCCACGTGACGGAGCGCAGCAGTGCGCAGCGGGCGCTGTCGCGGGCGGACGTCGCACCGCTGCCGCAGCCGGCGCTGCTTCCGGCCGGCCAGCATGCCAGCTACGAGCGCCGGGTCGGGCGATTGGCCGGCTGA